The sequence GGCCAGATGGGCAACAGTGAGGTCGGACACCTCAACATCGGCGCCGGCCGCATCGTGTATATGGACATCACCCGCATCGACATGATGATCGAGAACGGCGAGTTCCTCTCTCATCCCATTCTCCTCGCGGCCATCAAGCACGCCCGCAGCGGCGGGCGCCGCCTGCATCTGTTCGGCCTGCTTTCCGACGGCGGCGTGCATTCTCACCAGAACCATCTCTATGCGCTTCTCCGCATGGCCAAGCAGAACGGCGTGGACCGCGTCTTCGTGCACGCCTTCATGGATGGCCGCGACACCCCGCCCAACTCCGGCGCCGGATTCCTGGAGCAGCTCCAGCAGCAGATGCGCCAGATCGGGGTCGGCAAGATCGCCAGCGTCAGCGGCCGCTATTACGCCATGGACCGCGACAAGCGCTGGGAGCGCGAGGCCAAGGCCTTCAGTGCCATGGTGGAAGGGAAGGGCGAAGCCGGGACCTACGTCGATCCCGTCCAGGGCATGAAGGATTCCTACAACAAAGGCGTCACCGACGAGTTCGTCATCCCCTTCGTCTGCGTGGACAACCGCGGCGAGCCCCTCGCCACCATCCGCGACGACGACGCGTGCGTCATGTACAACTTCCGCGCCGACCGCGCCCGCCAGATCACCCGCTGTCTCTGCCGCAACTCACACTTGACCGCGCAGGACGGCCGCAACCTCCCTGACAGCGAGGGCCTCGACGCCGCCATCTCCCGCCAGCGCGTCCCCAAGAACCTGCACTACGTCTGCCTGACCCAGTACGACAAGCTGTTCACGCTGCCGGTGGTCGTGCCGCCGGAATCACTCACCAACATCCTGGCCAACGTGATGGCGCAACTGAACCTGCGCAACCTGCGCGTTGCCGAGACCGAGAAGTACGCCCACGTCACCTACTTCTTCAACGGCGGCGTCGAGCAGCCTTTTCCTGGTGAGGACCGCGTCCTGGTGCAATCGCCCAAGGTCGCCACGTACGACTTGAAGCCGGAGATGTCCGCCGAAGGCATCGCCGATGCCGTGGTCAAGGCGGTGGAAGGGAACACCTTCGACGTGATTGTGATGAACTTCGCCAACGCCGACATGGTCGGCCACTCGGGCAAGATCCCGCCCACCATCAAGGCGGTGGAGACCGTGGACGCCTGCATCGGGCGCATCTACAACGCCGTCCGCCGGCGTGGCGGCGCCATGCTCATCACCGCCGACCACGGCAACGCGGAGCTCATGATCGATCCCGCGACCGGCGGGCCGCACACCTACCACACCACCAATCCCGTTCCCTTCATCCTGGTCAGCGAAGACGCCCAGCGCGTTGCCCTTCGTCCCGACGGCGCGCTCCAGGACATCTCGCCCACTATCCTCTCCATCCTCGGCATCCCACAACCAAAAGAAATGACGGGCCGGTCACTGGCCAGTCTGAAATCTGAGATCACAAATCGCAAATCACAAATCACAAATCAGCAATGAAAGCCGTCGTTATCTCGCGCCCCGGCGATCCTGACGTCCTCGAGATTCGCGATGTCAACGCGCCCACGCCTGCGTCCGACGAGGTCCTGGTCCGCGTCCATGCCGCAGGCCTGAATCGCGCCGACCTCCTGCAGCGCCAGGGACGCTATCCCGCTCCTCCGGGCGCTCCGGCTGACATTCCGGGCCTGGAGTTTGCGGGCGAGGTGGCGCAGCTCGGCGCCAACGCTTCCCGCTGGACTTCCGGCCGGCGCGTGTTCGGCATCGTCGCCGGCGGCGCCCACGCCGAGTACCTGGCCGCGCATCAGGACACCCTCGTCGAGATTCCCTCCAATCTCGACTGGACCTCCGCCGCGGCCATCCCCGAGGTCTTCATCACCGCCCATGACGCCATGTGCGAGCAGGCCGCACTACGCCGCGGAGAGGCCGTGCTGGTCCACGCCGTGGGCAGCGGCGTCGGCCTTGCCGCCGTGCAATTGGCGCGCGCCTTCGGCGGGATCCCTTACGGCACCGCGCGCACCGCCGACAAGATCGAGCGCGCCCGTGCACTCGGCCTTGAAGATGGCGTGGTCCTCTCAGGCTCGTTCGATTTGTTACGCGACGCCGCTAAGCGCTGGACCTCAGGCCGCGGCTTCGACGTAGTCCTCGACTTGGTTGGGGGTCCCTATGTCTCCGCCAGCGTGGACGTGCTGGCTCTTAAGGGCCGCCTCATGCTGATCGCCGCCAGCGCTGGCAGCCGCGCCGAGTTCGATCTCGCTCGCGCGCTGACACGCCGCATCACCATCCGCGGCACTGTGCTGCGCGCCCGCCCGCTGGAGGAAAAGATCACGGTTACCCGCGCCTTCGCTGAGGAAGTGGTTCCGCTTCTTGCGAGTGGGAGGCTGCGTCCCAACATCGACAGCGTTTTCCCCTTCACCGACGTCCGCGCCGCCCACGCCCGCCTCGAATCCAACCAGACCTTCGGCAAAGTGGTGCTGGCGTTTCCTTAGGGCCGGTATGGTTTTTTGTTGCCTGGATGCGGAGAAGATGTTTCCATGAGCGCAATGTCCCGACTACGCTCTCTGGTTCTTATTGCGGCGATGTTCGCCTTTTCACTCCCCGCGTTCGCCCAGCAGCCGCAGGCTCCCGACGCTCCCTCGGCCGCGAAGAAACCGCCCGCGTCCCACCGCTTCTGGGACAAGACGAATGTCCTGCTCTTCGCCGGCGTGACCGGCGCGCGCTACCTCGACTACGGCTCCACCATCTGGATGCGCAACCGCGGCGTGGACGAGTGGCTGCTCTCGAACGACATCGTGGACAATCATGCCGCCTTCGCGGCCATCGAATTCGCCGGCGCGGCCGCGTCGGTAGGCATCTCCTACGCCCTTCACAAGACCGGACACCACACGCTGGAGCGCGTGGTGTCCGTCGTCCACATCGGCGTCGCCACCGGCGGAGCCATCCGCAACTTCACGCTGCCGTAAGCAAGGAGTCGGTAGTCAGGAGTTGGCAGTCAGCGGCCGTGCCGCGCAGGTCCGGTGTCCCTAGCTACTAACTACCAGCTACCAGCTACTTCTACGCGCTACACCGCGATCAATGCACCCTTGGCGATGCCGTGCATCGTCGAGGTCTCGATGTCGTAGGTGTGCACCTTCATCTCGGCGTGCACCAGGTGCTGGATCAGCTTGTGCACCTCGCCGTAGTGGGTGCGGTTGTAGCGCTCCGCGTCCTCGCGCGTCTTCCACAGGCTCAGGGCCAGGATGCCTTCCTTGTCGGAGACGAGCACCAGCTCGTCCACGAATCCGGGCTGCTGCTTCAGCACCGAGAGCACCTTCTCGTGTACCGTGTCGGCGACTTCCTTGGCTTTGCCGGTCTTGGTCTTGATCTCCACTACTCGAGCGAACATAGAGGCTCCTTGATATGAACTACGTAAACGCTACGCTGGCGGAGGCCGGAGTGGCTGTGACGGGAATCACCGCGGATTGGGTCATTGCGCAGTCGGGCAATCGGGCGATGGATGAAAAGGGAAGCCCCACGTCTCCGCGCGGGGCTTCAAGTTGCACGGCCCGGCGACTAGCGGCTGGGCGCCATGGCGGCTAAGCCGCTCCCGACCAGCCTGGCGCTTGCCTTCGTCTGCCACCTTCGCGCCTGGGCGATGGAGATGAAGTGGAAGATGAGCAGCAGGGGCACGGCAAAGGTGGGGATCAGGCTGAGCGGCGGCGTGGTCATGGCCTCGGTGCTCACCGGGCCCTCAAACAGGCGCAGCGGGCCGGGTGAGGAGGTCACGCCCAGGGTCACCGCCGTCGCCAGATCGGCGACGCCCAGGAGCTGCCAGGCGATGAACAGGCGTTTGCGCCCCGCCTGCTCGGTCAGATAGTTCGCGGCCAGCCAGGCGGTAGCGCCGATGAAGATGTCTCCCCAGCCGGCGGGTAGGGCGAAGGCGCCCGGCAGGATGCCATGCGCATAGAGGACCAGGAACACGAATCCTCCCAGCCGCCAGCTCTGCACGATGGTCAGAGTGCGCACGTCGAGCGCGTACACGAATCCGCGAAAACCCGCAGAGAGCGCGTGCCAGGCCGCGAACAGCAGGATGGGAAGCCCGAGTGCCAGCCCCAGCGGCAGCGGCGGCCTCGGTCCGGCGTGGAACACGCCCAGTGCGGACGCGGTCAGTGCAATAACAAACCAGGCGGCGACCGCGATGGCCGCCAGTCTCGCGTATTGAGCCCCAGCGTTCATGGTGCCCTCCTAAGGGGCGACGGAAGCGACTCCGTCGGTCAATTCGGTTGAAACCTGCATCAGCTGCCGCCAGCGCTTGCTGCCAAAGCGCGCTGCCAACCGCGCCTGGACGTCCCGCCAACGCGGGGCGGCGAGCGCAAACTTGCGGCGACCGGCGGACGACAGGCTGAGCCAGCGTTGGCGCCGGTCTGTGCCACGCCGCTCGTGGATCCATCCTTCATCGGCCAGCAGGCGCAGGGTGCGGGTCAGGGTGGTGCTGTCCGTCACCAGCATGCGCCCCAGCTCGCCTTGCGAGATCTCCCCCGCAAGCGACAAGGCCTGCAGGACGGTGAACTGGGTGATTCGCAATCCGGCAGGCCGGAGCGCTTCGTCGTAGAGCTGAGTCAGCGCCCGGGAGGCCCGGCGGAAGCTGGCGCAAAGGCAGGGAAGTGTCTTCATGGAGAGATAGATGTAGATACATCTATATTGATGCAAGAAAAGATTCGTATTTCAGCCGCGGGCGCCTGCGATTGTGCCGTCCCGACGGGACTCGGCACCTTTGCTGAACGGAGACCCAGCACTCCCGTGCTGGGCTAAGGTATGCCGCGCCGAGGGCGCTGGTGTTCGCTGTGGTCGGATCAGGTGCCCGCCTCTTGCCACCGTGCGACCGCGCGCGACCGAGGGCCGAACGGGTGAGGCCCGGAAGGAGCGCGGCGGGAGCACGGTGACTCTTCGGTGGTACAGGTGGCCCGCTAGGGGCGAGCGGCTACAACCTCGTTGGGAGAACAGCCGGGAGCGCGTGGGTGTTATCCAGGAGTAGGGGTCCTTCGACTCAGCGAATCGTCCGCGGGCGGACGATTCGCCTCGCTCAGGATGACGATTAGAAGAAAAGGCCCGGCGGAGTGCCGGGCCTTTGCGGGCACGGCCGACACGGCCGTGCCACAAGGGTCTGCTTAGTACATGTCGCCCATGCCGTGGCCGTGTCCGCCGCCGCCCATCGGAGCTTCCTTCTTTTCCGGGATCTCGGCGACCAGCGCCTCGGTGGTCAGCATCAGCGCCGCGATGGAGCCGGCGTTCTGCAGCGCCGTCCGGGCGACCTTGGTCGGGTCAATGACTCCGGCCTTGACCAGGTCCTCGAACTCGCCGGTCTGGGCGTTGAAGCCGAAGTTGGGGTTGTTGTTCTCGCGGATCTTGCCCACCACGATCGCGCCTTCCTCGCCGGCGTTGCCAACGATCTGGCGCAGCGGCTCTTCCAGCGCCCGCTTCACGATGTCGGCGCCGATCTTCTCCTCAGCGTCGAGCGACTTGGCGAGCTTGTCCACCGCCGGGATGCAGCGCGCCAGGGCCACGCCGCCGCCGGGGACAATGCCTTCCTCGACCGCAGCGCGAGTGGCGTGCATGGCGTCCTCGACGCGAGCCTTCTTCTCTTTCATCTCGGTCTCGGTGGCCGCCCCGACCTTGATCACCGCCACGCCGCCCACGAGCTTGGCCAGGCGCTCCTGAAGCTTCTCGCGGTCGTAGTCGCTGGTGGTCTTGTCGATCTGGCTGCGGATTTCCTTGACCCGGCCCTCGATGTCGCTGGACTTGCCCCGGCCCTCGACGATGGTGGTGTTGTCCTTGTCCACCGTGATCTTCTTGGCCCGGCCCAGGTCCTGCAGCTGGATGCTCTCCAGCTTGATGCCGAGGTCCTCCGTGATGGCTTTGCCGCCGGTGAGGATGGCGATGTCCTGCAGCATGGCCTTGCGGCGGTCGCCGAAGCCCGGCGCCTTGACGGCCACGGTCGCCAGCGTGCCGCGCAGCTTGTTGACCACCAGAGTGGCCAGGGCCTCGCCCTCCACGTCCTCGGCCACGATCAGCAGGGGCTTGCCCGACTTGGCGATCTGCTCCAGCAGGGGCAGCAGGTCCTTCATCGAGCTGATCTTCTTTTCGTAGATCAGGATGTAGCCGTCCTCGATCACCGCTTCCATGCGCTCCGGGTCGGTGACGAAGTAGGGCGACAGATAGCCGCGGTCGAACTGCATGCCCTCGACCACTTCCAGCTGGGTCTCCATGGTCTTGGACTCTTCCACGGTGATGACGCCGTCCTTGCCAACCTTGTTCATGGCTTCGGCAATGATTTGGCCGATGGTTTCGTCGTTATTTGCGCTGATTGTGCCAACCTCAGCAATCCTCTTGCGGTCGCTGGACGGCTGAGAAAACGTGTCGATAGCGCCCTTCGTACGTGTACCGTCCTTCTCCAGCTTGCCGCAGACAACGGCCACGGCCTTCTCGATGCCGCGCTTGAGGGCCATGGGGTTGGCGCCGGCCGCCACCGTCTTCACCCCTTCGCGGTAGATGGCCTGGGCCAGCACGGTGGCGGTGGTGGTGCCGTCGCCGGCCACGTCGGAGGTCTTGGAAGCGACCTCGCGCACCATCTGCGCGCCCATGTTCTCCTGGGTGTCCTTGAGTTCGATCTCCTTGGCCACCGTCACCCCGTCCTTGGTGATGGTGGGGGAACCGAACTTCTTCTCGATGACCACGTTGCGCCCCTTGGGGCCCAGCGTGACCTTCACGGCGTCGGCCAGGGTGTTGACGCCGCGGAGGATCGCCTGCCGGCTCTCCTCGCCTTGCACAATCATCTTTGCCATAGCTTCATCTCTCCTTCGAGATTGGTTGAAACTCAAACTTGTGGCATCCCGAGCGGCTTCAGCCGCGAGGGACCTGCTTTTCAGGGCTTAGCGGCGTGCCGCTGCCTTCTCGGCTGGCTTGCCTGCGCCATGCACGATCCCGAGCACTTCCTCCTCGCGCATGATGATGAACTCTTCGCCGTCCAGCTTGATCTCAGTGCCCGAGTACTTGCCGAACAGGATGCGGTCGCCGGCCTTGACGTCGAGCGGCCGGACCTTGCCTTCCTCATTCACTTTGCCCTTGCCAACGGCGATCACTTCGCCCTCCTGCGGCTTTTCCTTGGCCGTGTCGGGGATGATGATGCCGCCGCGCACCGATTCGCCCTCCTCGATACGCCGTACCAGGATGCGATCGTGCAGGGGAGTCAACTTCGTAGCCATTCGTCTGCTCCTTTCGTGGTTCTTGCTAACTTGTTGTACTTGCAATGTGTTCCGGGCGATTCGCCCGCAGAATGAATCCCAATCTAGGTTGCCAGCCGGGTGGCTATTAGCACTCCGGCCAAGCGAGTGCTAAGTGTAAGTAAAGCCCGTCTTGGATGTCAAGGGGTGGGGGGTGGTCGGGCTGTCAGTAGATAAGGCGGAGGATGTCGGAGTAGTCGTCGGTCCAGAGGCGAGGGGCCACGCCTCGGTATTGCACAGTGATTGGCTGCAAGCCGGGTATGTTGAGCAACTCCGGATGGCGGGTGATCAGAAACCAGGCGCTGCCGTAGACGGGTGCCTGGGGCTGGTTCCAGGTGAGCAGGTACTGGGCATGGAAGTGAGCGGCGGCACCTTGCAGCACCGGCACCAGATCCACATGTCGGCTGGTGATGTGAACGGCGATGATGCCAGTCTGGGGGTCCAACTGCTGCCAGTAGGTCTCGAAAGCCTCTTTGGTAAGAAGGTGAACCGGTACGGAGTCCCCATTGAAGGCGTCGAGGACCAGGACGTCGAAGCGCCCGCGCGCGCCGGCGGCCGCCTCGCGTTCCAGAGAGAGCCGGGCATCTCCCAAGGCCAGGGAAACGGTCGCAGGGGAATCGCGGAGGTAGGTAAACAGCGGGTGCTCACCGGAGCAGAGGCTGACCACATCGGGATTGATCTCGTAGAAGCGGATGGAATCTCCGTGGTGGCCGTAGGCAGCAAGTGTCCCCACTCCCAGGCCGACCACGCCCATACGCAGGGTTCCGCCGGCGACATTCCGGCTGGGATGGTTCCGCAGCAGCACGCCAATCCCGCTAATGGGGCCGTAATAAGCCGTGGGGTAGCGCTCCATGGGCGGGTCGAGTTGAGTGCCGTGGCTGGTCTGCCCGTGCACCAGTTCGTTCAAATGGGTATAGCGGAAGACGCGCACGACGCCGTAGAAGCTGCGCGCTCCCCAACGGAACGCCCCTTTGGGGAGAGAGCTGAAATACAGCGCGGCGAAGGCGAATAGGATGAGGGCGCCAACCGGGATCTGCACGGAACGGAAGCCGCGTTCGGCGGCATCAGTGCCCCGCTCCAGCATCACGGCTGCCATCACAGCCGTGATGCCGATGAACACGGCAACGGGATAGAAGCGGAGGGAGTCCAGGAGGTCGGCGATGGCGGGAAGCCAGCGGCCGGCGCCGAAGCCGGCCAGCAACGTAGCCACGACGATCACGAGTGGCAGCCAGAGGCGGCGACGGAAGAGCCAGGAGTCTGGATCGAGAAGCAGCGTGACCAGCCACAAGATAATGGCCAGCCCCAGCGACAGTTGAAATTCGAGGAAAGACCTGAATACATGGGGCGCGACGACGGCCACGAAAATGCCGCCCGCCGCGCCACCGGCGGAGATCACCAGGTAGAACGAGGTCAGGGAGCGCACGCCGGGCTTGAGCCGGACGAGCTCGCCGTGGCAGATCATGCAGGTGAAAAACAGCAACAGGGGAAGGACCATCGTCAGGACGAGGAACTGGACAAAGGCCAGAGCGGCGAAGGTCAGAAACAGGGCGGCCGCAAACAAGGGGTGGAAGACGGCGCGCTGATACCAGCGCGGATGATCGAAGCAGAGAATGAAACTGAGCAAGTAGAGCGAGAGTGGCAGCACCCAGAGCAGGGGGACGGTGATGACCTCCTGGCAGAGCAGGTTGGTGGTGGCCAGCAGCAGGGAGGAAGCGCAAGCGGCCAGCAGGAACCATAAGCCGTAGAGGAGGGGGCGGGGGCGCGCCTCGGGGCAGTCGGCAGGCGAATCGGTCGGCTCCGCGAGCTGGCGATCGGGTGCAGGCATCGCCCGCCAGGCGCACAGGGCACAGCCGCCGGCGAACAGGCAGAAGGCGATGGACCAAATCCTTCCCTGGAGCTTCAGATGGAGCGTGGGCTCGACCAGGAGGGGAAAGCTCAGGAGTCCGAGGAGCGAACCGAGATTGGAGAGGGAATACAGACGATAGGCCCGGGCTCCTCTGCCGAGGCGTGCAAACCAGCCCTGCAACAGCGGAGCCGTGGTGGACAGAACGAAGAAAGGGAGGCCGACGGAGAGCAGAACGATGGCCGCGACAGCGGCTGCCGGACTGTCGGTGGAGAGGGGTTTCCAGGAGGGGCCGGGGGTGATCGCCGAGGGCCAGAAGAAGGACAGGATGAGAACCAACAGAAAGGCGAGGGCTAGGACCAGCGAATGAAGCCGGGCCTGGGCGATGGGGGAGAGCCGCACGGAAACCACGTGGGAATAGACATATCCGGCCAGTAGCAGCAACTGAAAGACCAGCAGACTGGTAGTCCAAACGGCGGCAGAGCCGCCGAACCAAGGCAGGATGTGTTTGCTGATGATCAACTGCACCTGGAAGAGGAGGAAGGCGCTCAGGAAAGAGGTGAAGGCGAACAGGAGGGTGGTGGTCCGGGGAACGGTCTCGGCCGAGACTTGGGGTGCGGGCTGCACGGCGGCGGCGGTGTCGGAAGTCAATTCTCCCCCTGCGGGATGGCCTGAGCACAGTATTCCAGAACACCCGGACAGCCGATGTGAGGAAAATCACAGGCGAGAATCGGAAGTAGCCGGGAGTCAGGAGTCGGGAGTCAGCGGCGGGACGGGTTAGAATCAGGATATGAGGAGATGGGCGGCGGTACTGGTCGTGGCGGTGCTGGCGGTGTGCGCCGGGGCGCAGCAGCAGAAGACTTCGGACCTGAAGTTCCAGGTGCTGAAGGAGCGGAACGGGAAGCCGATCCGCAATGCCAGCGTGATCCTGCATACGGTGGACAAGGAAGGCAAGCAGGGGAAGGGCGGGTTGCAGACCAAGACCGACGCCGAGGGGCGGGCGACGATCCCGGGGATCCCCTACGGGAAGATGCGGGTGCAGGTGATCGCGCACGGGTTCCAGACCTTCGGCGCGGATTACGACATCGCCCAGCCGGAGCAGGAGTTCGTGATCAAGCTGAAGCTGCCGCAGGAACAGTACACAATCTACAAGTAAGCACTCAGTCCTTGGTCCTCACTGGGGAGCGAGCCTTGTTGAGCAAGCTGAGAATCTAATCGGCGAGGTTCATGCGGCGAAGCGCGCTCTGGAAGCGGGGATCAGCGCGCAAGGGATCCCAGGCGGGATCAACCTTGAGGAAGATGAGGCGGGCCGCCCGCTCCTCCACCGCGACATCCAGCCACCGGAAGGCTTCGTCGAACTCGCCGAGCTGCCCATGGATGCGGGCAATGTAGGGACTTAGGATGGCCCGCGCCTGAGGGTGAGCCTTGAGGTCCTGCAGCAGGGCGCGGGCCTTATGGGTCTTGCCGATCCCGGCATAAGCCTGAATCTTGCCAGCCAAATCACCAAGACCGGGAAGTTCTCGCGGTGCGCGCTCGAATTCGTTCAAGGCCTGCGGGTACTCGCCCATCGAAAGCAGAAAGTGCCCCCACCAGATCGGGTTGGCGCCATCCAGTTCGCGGCGGCTTTGGGCCACCGCGCGAGCCTCCTGGAAACGACGCGCATTGACGTAAACCAGCCCACGGCCGCTGGCCACGGTTCGTGAGAGGGGGTCGAGGACAGCGGCGCGCTTGATGGCCCCGATCGCTTCCTCGTGCCGACCCACAGTCGAGAGATACAGGCCGTAGACGTGATTCGACACCGGATTGTTAGGATTCGATAGAAGCGCCTTCTTCAATTCTCGTTCGGAACCGGCCCAGTCCCATTCGTAGTTCCGCAGAATGAAACCCAAGGCCGCATGGCCCTCCGGCAGGGAATCGTCAATCTCGATCGCCCGCAGGGCGGCCGCCTTGGCCAGGGGATAGCCTTCCTTGGGGGGAACAAACTCGCCGGAGGCCAGCCGGTTATAGGCGAAGGCCAGCCAGGCGTAGGCTTCGGCGTAATCCGGCTGCAGCGCGATCGCCCGTTTGAAATGGTCAACGCTGTCGGCTGCCCCTCGCTGCCGTCCGCTGTGCCAGAGAGACAACCCGCGCAGGAACGCCTCGTAGGCCTCCGGCTGGACGATACGGGTGCGCAGCGGGGCAGGCGCGCCGCGCGTCAACTGAAGGCCGATCTCCCGGGCGACGTTCACAGCGATGTCTTTCTGGACGGGGAAGATGCCGCTCAGTTCGCGTTCATAGCTTTCCGCCCAACGATGGCTCTGGTCTTGGACCTGGATCAGTTGCGCGGTGATGCGCACTCGATTCCCATCCCGGCGAACGCTCCCTTCGAGGATGTAGTCGACGTCAAGCTCGCGACCGATCTGGGCGACCGTCTTGCGTGATCCCTTGTAAGCCATGGCCGAGGTACGGGCGATTACGGCGAGCCGGGAGGAGTCGTAGCGACTCAGGTAGGCAATCATCTCCTCGGTCATGCCGTCACTGAAGTACTCCTGCGCCGAATCGCCGCTCAGGTTGGCGAACGGCAGCACCGCCAGCCGCTGCAACCCGGGCACGGTGGTGGGCCGCGGAGAGAACTTCGAGCTGGCTAGATTGACCAGCAGCCCCAGGAGCAAAGCCATTGCCAGGGCAGCGATGGCATGCCGAGGCCTGGTCCTGATTGGCGGCGCCGTTACCGTGGGTCGCACCTCGGCCTGGGAGGCGGGGTCTGCCAGGGGGGCAACGAAGCGGTAGCCGCGACGGGGTACAGTCTCAATGAAGCGGGGGTTCTCGGGGCTATCACCCAAAGCGGTGCGCAGTTTCTGGACGGCCTTGTTCAGGCCGTGTTCGAAATCCACAAAGGTGTCGCCCGGCCAGAGCCGTTCGCGGAGCTGCTCCCGGCTCACCATCTCCCCCGGCGTGGCCAGCAGCATGCGCAGCACCTCTAACGGCTGCTGCTGGAGGTAAATCCTTTTTCCGTTGCAGGTTAGCTCGCCTGAACGAATGTCCAGGGCATAGCCGGCAAAGTACGCCTTGGCGGTCTCAGGAGCGGACGGGTCCTGAACCGTGCCAGAGCTTGGA comes from Terriglobales bacterium and encodes:
- the groL gene encoding chaperonin GroEL (60 kDa chaperone family; promotes refolding of misfolded polypeptides especially under stressful conditions; forms two stacked rings of heptamers to form a barrel-shaped 14mer; ends can be capped by GroES; misfolded proteins enter the barrel where they are refolded when GroES binds), translating into MAKMIVQGEESRQAILRGVNTLADAVKVTLGPKGRNVVIEKKFGSPTITKDGVTVAKEIELKDTQENMGAQMVREVASKTSDVAGDGTTTATVLAQAIYREGVKTVAAGANPMALKRGIEKAVAVVCGKLEKDGTRTKGAIDTFSQPSSDRKRIAEVGTISANNDETIGQIIAEAMNKVGKDGVITVEESKTMETQLEVVEGMQFDRGYLSPYFVTDPERMEAVIEDGYILIYEKKISSMKDLLPLLEQIAKSGKPLLIVAEDVEGEALATLVVNKLRGTLATVAVKAPGFGDRRKAMLQDIAILTGGKAITEDLGIKLESIQLQDLGRAKKITVDKDNTTIVEGRGKSSDIEGRVKEIRSQIDKTTSDYDREKLQERLAKLVGGVAVIKVGAATETEMKEKKARVEDAMHATRAAVEEGIVPGGGVALARCIPAVDKLAKSLDAEEKIGADIVKRALEEPLRQIVGNAGEEGAIVVGKIRENNNPNFGFNAQTGEFEDLVKAGVIDPTKVARTALQNAGSIAALMLTTEALVAEIPEKKEAPMGGGGHGHGMGDMY
- a CDS encoding antibiotic biosynthesis monooxygenase; translation: MFARVVEIKTKTGKAKEVADTVHEKVLSVLKQQPGFVDELVLVSDKEGILALSLWKTREDAERYNRTHYGEVHKLIQHLVHAEMKVHTYDIETSTMHGIAKGALIAV
- a CDS encoding winged helix-turn-helix domain-containing protein, whose protein sequence is MEVEDLLGSAPSSGTVQDPSAPETAKAYFAGYALDIRSGELTCNGKRIYLQQQPLEVLRMLLATPGEMVSREQLRERLWPGDTFVDFEHGLNKAVQKLRTALGDSPENPRFIETVPRRGYRFVAPLADPASQAEVRPTVTAPPIRTRPRHAIAALAMALLLGLLVNLASSKFSPRPTTVPGLQRLAVLPFANLSGDSAQEYFSDGMTEEMIAYLSRYDSSRLAVIARTSAMAYKGSRKTVAQIGRELDVDYILEGSVRRDGNRVRITAQLIQVQDQSHRWAESYERELSGIFPVQKDIAVNVAREIGLQLTRGAPAPLRTRIVQPEAYEAFLRGLSLWHSGRQRGAADSVDHFKRAIALQPDYAEAYAWLAFAYNRLASGEFVPPKEGYPLAKAAALRAIEIDDSLPEGHAALGFILRNYEWDWAGSERELKKALLSNPNNPVSNHVYGLYLSTVGRHEEAIGAIKRAAVLDPLSRTVASGRGLVYVNARRFQEARAVAQSRRELDGANPIWWGHFLLSMGEYPQALNEFERAPRELPGLGDLAGKIQAYAGIGKTHKARALLQDLKAHPQARAILSPYIARIHGQLGEFDEAFRWLDVAVEERAARLIFLKVDPAWDPLRADPRFQSALRRMNLAD
- a CDS encoding MarR family winged helix-turn-helix transcriptional regulator → MHQYRCIYIYLSMKTLPCLCASFRRASRALTQLYDEALRPAGLRITQFTVLQALSLAGEISQGELGRMLVTDSTTLTRTLRLLADEGWIHERRGTDRRQRWLSLSSAGRRKFALAAPRWRDVQARLAARFGSKRWRQLMQVSTELTDGVASVAP
- a CDS encoding NAD(P)H-quinone oxidoreductase, with the protein product MKAVVISRPGDPDVLEIRDVNAPTPASDEVLVRVHAAGLNRADLLQRQGRYPAPPGAPADIPGLEFAGEVAQLGANASRWTSGRRVFGIVAGGAHAEYLAAHQDTLVEIPSNLDWTSAAAIPEVFITAHDAMCEQAALRRGEAVLVHAVGSGVGLAAVQLARAFGGIPYGTARTADKIERARALGLEDGVVLSGSFDLLRDAAKRWTSGRGFDVVLDLVGGPYVSASVDVLALKGRLMLIAASAGSRAEFDLARALTRRITIRGTVLRARPLEEKITVTRAFAEEVVPLLASGRLRPNIDSVFPFTDVRAAHARLESNQTFGKVVLAFP
- the gpmI gene encoding 2,3-bisphosphoglycerate-independent phosphoglycerate mutase, coding for MARPKPVVLTILDGWGYAPPSNANAISLARKPNYDKLLAEFPNTLIHTSGRYVGLPTGQMGNSEVGHLNIGAGRIVYMDITRIDMMIENGEFLSHPILLAAIKHARSGGRRLHLFGLLSDGGVHSHQNHLYALLRMAKQNGVDRVFVHAFMDGRDTPPNSGAGFLEQLQQQMRQIGVGKIASVSGRYYAMDRDKRWEREAKAFSAMVEGKGEAGTYVDPVQGMKDSYNKGVTDEFVIPFVCVDNRGEPLATIRDDDACVMYNFRADRARQITRCLCRNSHLTAQDGRNLPDSEGLDAAISRQRVPKNLHYVCLTQYDKLFTLPVVVPPESLTNILANVMAQLNLRNLRVAETEKYAHVTYFFNGGVEQPFPGEDRVLVQSPKVATYDLKPEMSAEGIADAVVKAVEGNTFDVIVMNFANADMVGHSGKIPPTIKAVETVDACIGRIYNAVRRRGGAMLITADHGNAELMIDPATGGPHTYHTTNPVPFILVSEDAQRVALRPDGALQDISPTILSILGIPQPKEMTGRSLASLKSEITNRKSQITNQQ
- the groES gene encoding co-chaperone GroES, whose amino-acid sequence is MATKLTPLHDRILVRRIEEGESVRGGIIIPDTAKEKPQEGEVIAVGKGKVNEEGKVRPLDVKAGDRILFGKYSGTEIKLDGEEFIIMREEEVLGIVHGAGKPAEKAAARR
- a CDS encoding carboxypeptidase-like regulatory domain-containing protein → MRRWAAVLVVAVLAVCAGAQQQKTSDLKFQVLKERNGKPIRNASVILHTVDKEGKQGKGGLQTKTDAEGRATIPGIPYGKMRVQVIAHGFQTFGADYDIAQPEQEFVIKLKLPQEQYTIYK